One segment of Bacteroides caecimuris DNA contains the following:
- a CDS encoding glycosyltransferase family 1 protein has translation MKIKVSNVNTPNWKEVTVKSRIPEELEKLSEIARNIWWAWNFEATELFRDLDPELWKECGQNPVLLLERMSYEKLEALAKDKVILRRMNEVYTKFRDYMDVKPDEQRPSIAYFSMEYGLSSVLKIYSGGLGVLAGDYLKEASDSNVDLCAVGFLYRYGYFTQTLSMDGQQIANYEAQNFGQLPIERVMDANGQPLIVDVPYLDYFVHANVWRVNVGRISLYLLDTDNEMNSEFDRPITHQLYGGDWENRLKQEILLGIGGILTLKALGIKKDVYHCNEGHAALINVQRICDYVATGLTFDQAIELVRASSLYTVHTPVPAGHDYFDEGLFGKYMGGYPSRMGITWDDLMDLGRNNPGDKGERFCMSVFACNTSQEVNGVSWLHGKVSQEMFSSIWKGYFPEESHVGYVTNGVHFPTWSATEWKELYFKYFNENFWFDQSNPKIWEAIYNVPDEEIWKTRMTMKNKLVDYIRKSFRDTWLKNQGDPSRIVSLMDKINPNALLIGFGRRFATYKRAHLLFTDLERLSKIVNNPDYPVQFLFTGKAHPHDGAGQGLIKRIIEISRRPEFLGKIIFLENYDMQLARRLVSGVDIWLNTPTRPLEASGTSGEKALMNGVVNFSVLDGWWLEGYREGAGWALTEKRTYQNQEHQDQLDAATIYSILETEIMPLYYARNKKGYSEGWIKVVKNSIAQIAPHYTMKRQLDDYYSKFYCKQAKRFAALSANDNAKAKEIAAWKEEVVAKWDAIEIVSCDKVEELKNGDIESGKEYTITYVIDEKGLNDAVGLELVTTYTTVDGKQHIYSVEPFDVIKKEGDLYTFQVKHSLSNAGSFKVAYRMFPKNPELPHRQDFCYVRWFI, from the coding sequence ATGAAAATCAAAGTTAGTAATGTGAATACTCCCAACTGGAAAGAGGTTACTGTAAAATCACGTATACCGGAAGAGTTGGAGAAGTTGTCTGAAATCGCACGCAACATTTGGTGGGCATGGAATTTTGAAGCGACTGAACTGTTTAGAGATCTAGATCCGGAACTTTGGAAAGAATGTGGACAGAATCCAGTACTGTTGTTGGAACGTATGAGCTATGAAAAGCTGGAAGCGCTGGCAAAAGACAAAGTGATTCTAAGAAGAATGAATGAAGTTTATACGAAATTCAGAGATTACATGGATGTGAAGCCGGATGAGCAACGCCCATCTATCGCTTATTTCAGTATGGAATATGGCTTGAGCAGCGTCCTGAAAATATATTCCGGTGGTCTGGGTGTATTGGCTGGTGACTATCTGAAAGAGGCTTCCGACAGCAATGTTGATTTGTGTGCGGTAGGCTTCTTGTATCGTTACGGCTACTTTACTCAAACGTTGTCTATGGATGGACAGCAGATTGCCAACTACGAAGCACAAAACTTCGGTCAACTTCCTATTGAACGTGTAATGGATGCCAATGGTCAGCCGTTGATAGTTGACGTTCCTTATCTTGATTATTTTGTTCATGCAAACGTATGGCGTGTAAACGTTGGACGTATTTCTTTGTATCTGCTTGATACGGATAATGAAATGAACAGTGAATTCGACCGTCCTATCACTCACCAGCTTTATGGCGGCGACTGGGAAAACCGTTTGAAACAAGAAATCTTGTTGGGTATCGGTGGTATCCTGACTTTGAAAGCGTTGGGCATCAAGAAAGATGTTTATCACTGTAATGAAGGACATGCTGCATTAATCAATGTTCAGCGTATCTGCGACTATGTAGCTACAGGATTGACTTTCGATCAAGCTATCGAGTTGGTTCGTGCTTCTTCTCTTTACACTGTTCATACTCCGGTTCCTGCAGGTCACGACTATTTTGATGAAGGCCTGTTCGGCAAATATATGGGTGGTTATCCTTCCAGAATGGGTATCACTTGGGATGACTTGATGGATCTTGGACGTAACAATCCGGGTGACAAAGGCGAACGTTTCTGTATGTCTGTTTTTGCTTGCAACACTTCACAGGAAGTGAACGGTGTGAGCTGGCTGCACGGAAAGGTTTCTCAAGAAATGTTCTCTTCTATTTGGAAAGGTTATTTCCCGGAAGAAAGTCATGTAGGATATGTAACGAATGGTGTTCACTTCCCGACTTGGAGTGCAACTGAATGGAAAGAACTGTACTTTAAATATTTCAACGAAAACTTCTGGTTCGATCAATCTAATCCTAAGATTTGGGAAGCTATCTACAATGTGCCCGATGAAGAGATTTGGAAGACTCGTATGACTATGAAGAATAAGTTGGTTGACTATATCCGTAAGTCATTCCGCGATACTTGGTTGAAGAATCAGGGAGACCCTTCACGCATTGTTTCATTGATGGATAAAATCAATCCGAATGCATTGTTGATTGGTTTCGGCCGTCGTTTCGCTACTTACAAACGTGCACACTTGTTGTTTACCGACTTGGAACGTCTTTCTAAGATTGTGAACAATCCTGACTATCCGGTACAGTTCCTGTTTACAGGTAAAGCTCACCCGCACGATGGAGCAGGACAAGGATTGATTAAGCGTATCATCGAAATTTCTCGCCGTCCTGAATTCTTGGGCAAGATTATCTTCCTCGAAAACTACGATATGCAGTTGGCTCGTCGTTTGGTTTCCGGTGTTGATATTTGGTTGAACACTCCGACTCGTCCGTTGGAAGCATCCGGTACATCGGGTGAAAAAGCTTTGATGAACGGTGTTGTCAACTTCTCCGTATTAGACGGATGGTGGTTGGAAGGTTACCGTGAAGGTGCAGGTTGGGCGTTGACAGAAAAACGTACTTATCAGAACCAGGAACATCAGGATCAATTGGACGCTGCTACAATCTACAGCATTCTTGAAACTGAAATTATGCCATTGTATTATGCGCGTAACAAGAAAGGATATTCTGAAGGCTGGATTAAGGTCGTGAAGAATTCTATCGCACAGATCGCTCCTCATTATACAATGAAACGTCAGTTGGATGACTACTATAGCAAATTCTATTGTAAGCAAGCCAAACGTTTCGCTGCTTTGTCTGCTAACGATAATGCGAAAGCCAAAGAAATCGCAGCTTGGAAAGAAGAAGTGGTTGCCAAATGGGATGCTATCGAAATCGTATCTTGCGATAAGGTAGAAGAACTGAAGAACGGTGATATCGAAAGCGGAAAAGAATATACTATTACTTACGTAATCGATGAAAAAGGTTTGAATGATGCAGTGGGTCTGGAATTGGTTACTACTTACACAACGGTCGATGGAAAACAACACATCTACTCTGTAGAACCGTTTGATGTAATCAAGAAAGAAGGTGACTTGTATACATTCCAGGTTAAACACAGCTTGTCCAATGCAGGTAGCTTCAAGGTGGCTTACCGTATGTTCCCGAAGAATCCGGAACTTCCACACCGTCAAGATTTCTGCTACGTACGTTGGTTTATCTAA
- a CDS encoding glycogen/starch synthase has product MVKDLLTPDYIFESSWEVCNKVGGIYTVLSTRANTLQEKFRDRIFFIGPDVWQGKENPLFIESDNLCAAWKEHAREKDELSVRVGRWNIPGEPIVILVDFQPFFEKKNDIYTEMWNRYQVDSLHAYGDYDEASMFSYAAGRVVESFYRYNLTETDKVVYQAHEWMTGMGALYVQEAVPEVATIFTTHATSIGRSIAGNHKPLYDYLFAYNGDQMAQELNMESKHSIEKQTAHYVDCFTTVSEITNNECKELLDKSADVVLMNGFEDDFVPKGSTFTGKRKRARALMLSVANKLLGTNLGDDTLIVGTSGRYEFKNKGIDVFLESLNRLNRDKNLHKNVLAFINVPGWVGEPREDLQVRLKSKKKFDTPLEVPFVTHWLHNMTHDQVLDMLKYLGMGNRPEDKVKVIFVPCYLNGRDGIMNKEYYDLLLGQDLSVYASYYEPWGYTPLESVAFHVPTITTDLAGFGLWVNSLKNQHGINDGVEVLHRSDYNYSEVADGIKDTITLFADKTEKEVKEIRKRAAEVAEQALWKHFIQYYYEAYDIALRNAMKRQLS; this is encoded by the coding sequence ATGGTAAAAGATTTATTAACCCCCGATTATATCTTCGAGTCCAGTTGGGAAGTATGTAATAAAGTGGGAGGGATATATACTGTCTTGTCGACACGGGCAAATACATTGCAGGAAAAATTCCGCGATAGAATTTTCTTCATAGGTCCTGATGTGTGGCAAGGAAAAGAAAACCCTCTATTCATCGAGTCGGATAATCTGTGTGCCGCTTGGAAAGAGCATGCACGTGAGAAAGATGAACTTTCTGTCCGTGTAGGACGATGGAACATTCCCGGTGAACCCATAGTCATTCTTGTTGATTTTCAACCTTTTTTTGAAAAGAAAAACGATATATACACAGAAATGTGGAATCGTTATCAGGTAGATTCGTTGCACGCATACGGTGATTATGATGAAGCTTCTATGTTTTCATACGCTGCGGGCAGGGTAGTGGAGAGTTTCTATCGCTACAACCTGACAGAAACGGACAAGGTGGTATATCAGGCGCATGAATGGATGACTGGAATGGGAGCGCTTTATGTACAGGAAGCTGTGCCGGAGGTAGCTACTATTTTTACGACCCATGCTACTTCTATCGGTCGTTCTATTGCTGGTAATCATAAGCCGTTGTATGACTATCTGTTTGCTTATAATGGCGACCAGATGGCTCAGGAACTGAATATGGAATCGAAACATTCGATTGAAAAACAAACCGCGCATTATGTAGACTGCTTTACTACAGTTAGCGAAATCACCAACAACGAATGTAAGGAGCTGCTGGACAAATCAGCGGATGTAGTCCTTATGAACGGTTTTGAAGATGATTTTGTGCCGAAAGGAAGCACATTTACCGGAAAACGTAAACGTGCGCGTGCCTTGATGCTCAGTGTAGCGAATAAACTATTGGGAACAAACCTGGGTGATGATACATTAATTGTCGGAACCAGCGGGCGATATGAGTTTAAGAATAAAGGTATTGATGTCTTTTTGGAATCATTAAACCGCTTGAACAGGGATAAGAACTTGCATAAGAATGTGTTGGCATTCATCAATGTTCCCGGTTGGGTAGGAGAACCCCGTGAGGATTTGCAAGTACGTTTGAAAAGCAAGAAAAAGTTTGATACCCCGCTCGAAGTTCCGTTTGTCACTCATTGGCTGCATAATATGACTCATGACCAAGTGTTGGACATGCTGAAATATCTGGGAATGGGCAATCGTCCGGAAGATAAGGTAAAGGTGATTTTTGTGCCTTGCTATCTGAATGGTCGTGACGGCATTATGAACAAGGAATATTACGATTTGTTGTTGGGACAGGATTTGAGTGTCTACGCTTCTTATTACGAACCGTGGGGATATACTCCGCTGGAAAGTGTAGCATTTCATGTGCCGACAATCACTACTGATTTGGCCGGATTCGGTCTTTGGGTAAACAGCCTGAAGAACCAGCATGGCATTAATGACGGAGTAGAAGTGCTGCATCGTTCGGACTATAATTATTCGGAAGTGGCGGATGGCATCAAGGATACGATTACGCTGTTTGCCGATAAGACGGAAAAAGAAGTGAAGGAAATCCGTAAGCGTGCCGCTGAAGTAGCGGAACAGGCTTTATGGAAGCACTTTATACAATATTACTATGAGGCTTATGACATTGCCTTGCGCAATGCTATGAAGCGTCAGTTGAGTTAA
- a CDS encoding ATPase, which translates to MNEVLGYLGLGLMLALAGIGSCFGTTIAGNAAEGALKKDPSKSAGYMILSALPATQGLYGFVAFLMSMGRDFATEGPLMLGIGLGVGLVCLFSAIRQGQVCANGILGISQGHDVQTNTMIYAALPEFYAILALVAALMV; encoded by the coding sequence ATGAATGAAGTTTTAGGTTATTTAGGATTGGGCTTGATGTTGGCCCTTGCAGGAATTGGTAGTTGTTTTGGCACAACGATTGCAGGAAATGCGGCAGAAGGCGCTTTGAAGAAAGACCCTTCAAAATCTGCCGGTTATATGATTCTGTCTGCACTTCCGGCTACTCAAGGTCTTTATGGATTTGTTGCTTTTCTGATGTCAATGGGTAGAGATTTTGCAACGGAAGGTCCTTTGATGTTGGGTATCGGTTTAGGTGTAGGACTTGTTTGTCTGTTCTCTGCCATTCGTCAAGGACAGGTATGTGCAAATGGTATTCTTGGAATTTCTCAAGGACATGATGTACAAACCAATACAATGATTTATGCGGCTCTTCCTGAGTTTTACGCTATTTTGGCGTTGGTAGCAGCGTTGATGGTATAA
- a CDS encoding V-type ATP synthase subunit I — MITKMKKLTFLVYHKEYELFLQKIRELGVVHIVEKQLGEMDDDLQQFIQKRVLYKNMLQNMYAWADKQPDETIYAEQSADVLTKEYEELQVRIQDLNQQLPAISKDIAQMEMWGDFDWQSVQRLEKAGLYVRFYTCPEKEFDEVWVKEHNAIIINEQGGVIFFMTVTSQAVELERESLRLPSLSLSELRQKQAKTEEMLVQAKDALKAFCKKNYRTLEKCSIQLEGDIDLLKVKRNSREMAEGVVVLLEGWIPEDNQHEVQTLLDNSSVYYEIRPATREDNAPIKLKNNAFTRMYEVLTKMYGMPDYAEFDPTPLVAPFFSLFFAFCMGDAGYGLALILLGFFLKKKMPESMRGMMNLVITLGVFTSVIGTILGTFFGVNLFDLELPDQLKQFMIVGKIGETTYDKQMLLALIIGVVHICIAMLVKAIGQTVRFGFKESLSAWGWLLLVVGFIATGGLSFFKVISEDVSTWAFIVIGGISAIGIYLLNNIHRNIFVNIGAGVWDTYNMATGLMGDVLSYIRLYALGLAGAMLGGVFNQLAFMVNDAAGPVLGWIFCGVILIFGHTLNIAMSCLSAFVHPLRLTFVEYFKNSGYNGKGEAYKPFATVKK; from the coding sequence ATGATTACAAAAATGAAGAAACTCACATTCCTGGTTTATCATAAAGAGTATGAGTTGTTTTTGCAAAAAATCCGTGAGTTAGGAGTTGTTCATATTGTAGAAAAGCAGTTGGGCGAAATGGATGATGACTTGCAACAGTTTATCCAAAAACGCGTTCTGTACAAGAATATGCTTCAAAACATGTATGCTTGGGCGGATAAACAACCGGATGAAACGATCTATGCGGAACAGTCGGCTGATGTTTTGACGAAGGAATACGAAGAGTTGCAGGTAAGAATACAAGATTTGAACCAGCAATTACCTGCCATTTCCAAAGATATAGCACAGATGGAAATGTGGGGAGATTTCGATTGGCAGTCCGTTCAGCGGTTAGAAAAAGCAGGTTTGTATGTACGTTTCTATACTTGTCCAGAGAAAGAGTTTGACGAAGTGTGGGTGAAAGAACACAATGCCATCATTATAAATGAACAAGGTGGAGTGATCTTTTTCATGACTGTGACTTCGCAAGCGGTGGAACTGGAAAGAGAGTCTCTTCGTTTGCCTTCTTTGAGTCTGTCCGAATTGAGACAGAAACAGGCAAAGACGGAAGAGATGCTTGTACAGGCAAAGGATGCACTGAAAGCTTTCTGCAAGAAGAATTATCGTACACTGGAGAAATGTAGTATTCAACTTGAGGGCGATATTGATTTGCTGAAAGTGAAACGCAACAGTCGGGAAATGGCCGAAGGCGTAGTTGTGTTGTTGGAAGGATGGATTCCGGAAGATAATCAGCACGAAGTGCAGACATTGCTTGATAATAGTAGCGTATATTATGAAATACGTCCTGCTACACGTGAAGACAACGCGCCTATCAAATTGAAAAACAATGCCTTCACTCGTATGTATGAGGTGCTTACCAAGATGTATGGTATGCCTGATTATGCCGAGTTTGATCCGACTCCTCTTGTAGCTCCTTTCTTTTCGCTTTTTTTCGCCTTTTGTATGGGAGATGCAGGATATGGGCTGGCATTGATACTTTTAGGTTTCTTCTTGAAGAAGAAAATGCCGGAATCGATGCGGGGAATGATGAATCTGGTCATAACGTTAGGTGTTTTTACATCTGTTATCGGAACCATATTGGGTACATTCTTTGGTGTCAACTTGTTTGACTTGGAATTGCCGGATCAACTGAAGCAATTCATGATTGTCGGTAAAATTGGTGAAACTACGTATGATAAACAAATGTTGCTGGCACTTATTATTGGTGTGGTGCATATTTGTATTGCCATGCTGGTGAAGGCTATCGGACAGACAGTACGATTCGGTTTCAAGGAGTCGTTGAGCGCATGGGGATGGTTGTTGCTTGTGGTAGGTTTTATTGCTACGGGAGGCCTGTCATTTTTCAAGGTCATTTCAGAAGACGTGTCAACATGGGCATTTATTGTGATAGGTGGAATTTCGGCTATTGGCATTTATCTGTTGAATAACATTCATCGCAATATATTCGTTAATATCGGTGCCGGTGTATGGGATACTTACAATATGGCCACCGGACTGATGGGTGATGTGCTTTCTTACATTCGTCTGTATGCTTTAGGACTGGCAGGCGCCATGCTTGGCGGAGTATTTAATCAATTGGCATTTATGGTGAATGACGCTGCGGGTCCGGTGTTGGGCTGGATTTTTTGCGGTGTGATATTGATATTCGGACATACGCTGAATATAGCCATGTCTTGTCTGAGTGCTTTTGTGCATCCGCTTCGTCTTACGTTTGTCGAATATTTTAAGAATTCAGGTTATAATGGTAAGGGTGAAGCCTATAAACCATTTGCTACAGTAAAAAAATAA
- a CDS encoding V-type ATP synthase subunit D: MAIKFQYNKTSLQQLEKQLKVRVRTLPIIKNKESALRMEVKRCKTEAADLEDRLEQQIQAYEAMFALWNEFDASLIKVNDVHLGVKKIAGVRVPLLENVEFEIRPYSMFNAPKWYADGIHLLEELAHTAIEREFMLAKLNLLEHARKKTTQKVNLFEKVQIPGYQDALRKIKRFMEDEENLSKSSQKIMKSHQEKRKEVEA, from the coding sequence GTGGCTATAAAGTTTCAATATAACAAAACCTCTCTTCAGCAGCTCGAAAAGCAACTGAAAGTGCGGGTGCGTACGCTTCCTATCATTAAGAATAAGGAAAGTGCCCTCCGCATGGAAGTGAAACGCTGTAAAACGGAAGCTGCCGATTTGGAGGATAGGCTCGAACAACAAATTCAAGCCTATGAAGCTATGTTCGCCCTTTGGAATGAGTTTGACGCTTCATTAATAAAGGTGAATGATGTTCATCTTGGCGTGAAAAAGATTGCGGGTGTGCGCGTGCCGTTGCTCGAGAATGTAGAATTCGAGATACGTCCGTACAGTATGTTTAATGCCCCCAAGTGGTATGCCGACGGTATCCACCTGTTGGAAGAACTGGCTCATACGGCAATTGAACGTGAATTTATGCTCGCCAAGCTGAACTTGTTAGAACATGCAAGGAAAAAGACCACTCAAAAGGTGAACCTTTTTGAGAAGGTGCAGATACCGGGCTATCAGGATGCATTGCGAAAGATCAAGCGATTTATGGAAGATGAAGAAAACCTGTCGAAATCTTCGCAAAAGATTATGAAGTCCCATCAAGAAAAAAGGAAGGAGGTAGAGGCATGA
- a CDS encoding V-type ATP synthase subunit B encodes MATKAFQKIYTKITQITKATCSLKATGVGYDELATVDGKLAQVVKIAGDDVTLQVFEGTEGIPTNAEVVFLGKSPTLKVSEQLAGRFFNAFGDPIDGGPDIEGQEVEIGGPSVNPVRRKQPSELIATGIAGIDLNNTLVSGQKIPFFADPDQPFNQVMANVALRAETDKIILGGMGMTNDDYLYFKNVFSNAGALDRIVSFMNTTENPPVERLLIPDMALTAAEYFAVNNNEKVLVLLTDMTSYADALAIVSNRMDQIPSKDSMPGSLYSDLAKIYEKAVQFPSGGSITIIAVTTLSGGDITHAVPDNTGYITEGQLFLRRDSDIGKVIVDPFRSLSRLKQLVTGKKTRKDHPQVMNAAVRLYADAANAKTKMENGFDLTNYDERTLAFAKDYSNQLLAIDVNLDTTEMLDVAWGLFGKYFRPEEVNIKKELVDQYWPKQNN; translated from the coding sequence ATGGCAACAAAAGCTTTTCAAAAGATATATACCAAGATTACTCAGATTACCAAGGCTACTTGTTCGTTGAAAGCGACAGGGGTAGGGTATGACGAGCTTGCCACCGTGGACGGTAAACTGGCACAGGTGGTTAAGATTGCCGGTGACGATGTCACTTTGCAGGTATTTGAAGGTACGGAAGGTATTCCGACCAATGCCGAAGTAGTATTTCTCGGCAAATCGCCTACATTGAAAGTGAGTGAGCAACTGGCCGGACGTTTCTTCAATGCTTTCGGTGACCCGATTGATGGAGGTCCGGACATTGAAGGACAGGAAGTGGAAATTGGTGGTCCGTCTGTGAATCCGGTTCGGCGTAAACAACCGTCGGAACTGATTGCAACGGGTATTGCTGGTATCGACTTGAACAATACGCTGGTATCCGGTCAGAAGATTCCATTCTTTGCCGATCCGGACCAACCGTTCAACCAGGTAATGGCAAACGTGGCCTTACGTGCTGAAACGGATAAGATTATCCTCGGCGGTATGGGTATGACGAATGATGATTACCTGTATTTTAAGAATGTGTTCTCTAATGCCGGTGCGCTCGACCGTATCGTGAGTTTCATGAATACGACCGAAAACCCACCGGTAGAACGTTTGCTGATTCCGGATATGGCATTGACTGCTGCTGAATATTTTGCAGTAAATAATAATGAGAAAGTGCTGGTACTGTTGACCGATATGACGAGCTACGCTGATGCGTTGGCAATCGTATCCAACCGTATGGACCAGATTCCGTCTAAAGACTCTATGCCGGGATCACTTTACTCGGACTTGGCGAAGATTTACGAAAAGGCGGTGCAGTTTCCTTCCGGCGGTTCAATCACAATTATTGCGGTGACTACTTTGTCCGGTGGAGATATTACGCACGCTGTGCCTGATAATACGGGGTACATCACAGAAGGTCAGTTGTTCCTGCGTCGTGATAGTGATATTGGTAAGGTTATTGTTGACCCGTTCCGTTCATTGTCTCGTTTGAAACAGCTGGTTACCGGTAAGAAGACGCGTAAAGACCATCCGCAGGTGATGAATGCCGCCGTACGTCTCTATGCAGATGCTGCTAACGCTAAGACGAAGATGGAAAACGGTTTCGACCTGACAAACTACGACGAACGTACGTTGGCTTTTGCGAAGGACTATTCCAATCAGTTGTTGGCTATTGATGTCAATCTGGATACTACTGAAATGTTGGATGTAGCTTGGGGCTTGTTCGGTAAATACTTCCGTCCGGAAGAAGTGAATATCAAGAAAGAATTGGTGGATCAATACTGGCCAAAACAAAATAATTAG
- a CDS encoding V-type ATP synthase subunit A: protein MATKGTVSGVIANMVTLVVDGPVAQNEICYISTGGDKLMAEVIKVVGSHVYVQVFESTRGLKVGAEAEFTGHMLEVTLGPGMLSKNYDGLQNDLDKMDGVFLKRGQYTYPLDKERIWHFVPLANVGDKVQASAWLGQVDENFQPLKIMAPFTMKGTATVKTIMPEGDYKIEDTIAILTDEEGNDISVTMIQRWPVKRAMTNYKEKPRPFKLLETGVRVIDTLNPIVEGGTGFIPGPFGTGKTVLQHAISKQAEADIVIIAACGERANEVVEIFTEFPELVDPHTGRKLMERTIIIANTSNMPVAAREASVYTAMTLAEYYRSMGLKVLLMADSTSRWAQALREMSNRMEELPGPDAFPMDISAIISNFYGRAGYVKLNNDETGSITFIGTVSPAGGNLKEPVTENTKKVARCFYALEQDRADKKRYPAVNPIDSYSKYIEYPEFEEYIKGHINGEWIRKVNELKTRLQRGKEIAEQINILGDDGVPVEYHVIFWKSELIDFVILQQDAFDEIDAVTPMERQEDILNMVIDICHTEFEFDNFNEVMDYFKKIINICKQMNYSKFKSEQYEGFQKQLKELIEERKLQS, encoded by the coding sequence ATGGCAACAAAAGGAACTGTTAGTGGCGTTATTGCCAACATGGTGACCCTCGTCGTTGACGGACCGGTAGCTCAAAATGAGATTTGTTATATCTCGACCGGTGGCGATAAGTTGATGGCGGAGGTGATTAAGGTTGTAGGTTCACATGTATATGTCCAGGTGTTCGAAAGTACCCGTGGGCTGAAAGTGGGTGCCGAAGCCGAATTTACAGGACACATGCTTGAGGTTACATTAGGCCCGGGTATGTTATCGAAAAACTATGATGGTCTGCAAAATGACCTCGATAAGATGGATGGAGTTTTCCTGAAGAGAGGACAATATACGTATCCGTTGGATAAGGAGCGTATATGGCATTTCGTACCATTGGCGAATGTAGGTGACAAAGTGCAGGCTTCTGCATGGTTGGGACAGGTGGATGAAAACTTTCAGCCGTTGAAAATAATGGCCCCGTTCACTATGAAGGGAACGGCTACCGTAAAAACAATCATGCCGGAAGGTGATTATAAGATAGAAGATACCATCGCAATCCTGACAGACGAAGAAGGTAATGATATTTCTGTAACTATGATTCAGAGATGGCCCGTAAAACGTGCGATGACGAATTATAAGGAGAAACCGCGTCCTTTCAAATTGTTGGAGACTGGTGTACGTGTGATTGATACGCTGAATCCGATTGTGGAAGGTGGTACGGGATTTATCCCCGGTCCGTTCGGTACAGGTAAAACGGTGCTTCAGCATGCTATTTCTAAGCAGGCGGAAGCGGATATCGTTATCATTGCAGCTTGCGGTGAACGTGCGAATGAGGTGGTGGAAATCTTTACCGAGTTCCCCGAACTGGTAGACCCGCACACAGGACGTAAGTTGATGGAGCGTACTATTATTATCGCCAATACTTCTAACATGCCGGTAGCTGCCCGTGAAGCATCTGTATATACAGCGATGACACTGGCGGAATATTACCGTTCAATGGGATTGAAAGTCTTGTTGATGGCTGACTCTACTTCCCGTTGGGCACAGGCTCTGCGTGAGATGTCCAACCGTATGGAAGAGTTGCCTGGTCCAGATGCTTTCCCGATGGATATTTCGGCTATTATCTCCAACTTCTACGGTCGTGCGGGATATGTAAAACTTAACAATGATGAAACGGGCTCTATTACATTTATCGGTACGGTATCTCCTGCTGGTGGCAACTTGAAGGAACCGGTAACTGAAAATACGAAGAAGGTAGCTCGCTGTTTCTATGCTTTGGAGCAGGACCGTGCCGATAAGAAACGTTATCCGGCAGTGAATCCGATTGATTCTTATTCAAAATATATCGAATATCCGGAATTTGAAGAGTATATCAAAGGTCATATCAACGGTGAATGGATCAGAAAAGTCAATGAGCTTAAGACCCGTTTACAACGTGGTAAGGAAATTGCTGAACAGATCAATATCCTCGGTGACGACGGTGTACCAGTAGAATATCACGTGATCTTCTGGAAATCTGAATTGATTGACTTTGTAATCCTGCAACAGGATGCATTCGACGAAATTGATGCGGTAACTCCGATGGAACGTCAGGAAGACATTCTGAACATGGTAATCGACATCTGTCATACGGAATTTGAATTTGATAACTTCAATGAAGTAATGGACTACTTCAAGAAGATAATTAATATCTGTAAGCAGATGAACTATTCGAAGTTCAAGTCAGAACAGTATGAAGGATTCCAGAAACAACTGAAGGAATTGATTGAAGAGAGGAAACTTCAATCGTAA